The following are encoded together in the Oncorhynchus kisutch isolate 150728-3 linkage group LG8, Okis_V2, whole genome shotgun sequence genome:
- the LOC109895239 gene encoding DNA-binding protein RFX7 isoform X3 gives MTEDQQQHDQHPKLGSGISTLPSLVPGLQGTEASALQLKIKNSICKSVQSKVDNILQDVETFTDIEKLYLYLKLPSGPSNSEKRTERGSASPGELSCSDQSSMSSSRTQQMHAFNWIRSHLEEHPETSLPKQEVYDEYKSYCDNLCYHPLSAADFGKIMKNVFPNMKARRLGMRGKSKYCYSGLRKKAFVHMPSLPNLELHKTGDGCEVLDASGQLCSAEEEVRSAACGLVCEWAQKVLSRQFDAVEDLARFLLNSHYIGTKSVAALTVMTGVKTPLSSSAFAPTAEAHSFQSQVKTLPSPSIDAKQQLQRKIQKKQQEQMLHSPLPGEAQSRRADGDTPGVGSITGRSPALLSPHPTIGIMVAAVHSPITVQRSRLMSPSPVGTSEGKILPVNFQVVTQSMQPVKCPKTPQNIPASPVGDRSARHRYAQILPKPSATSAITLRSPPTLLITNSPIKTMMQPTPHISSVNVVKMTTISLAPNCSTTTTLTNTTLRSASAGMGSTVALEESRPSPRARSGSAAPILSPLARSGRATTTPTIDIKMIEGEAISEGSLALGASRLTMTQEAAGGQRAGGAVPRAASVPMPHTKGSLGLEAMAGTNCNGKSSLRNNTVSATAGSNNNTNNESTLYLTVSNQNTSTTLSPNGGTVATSLIASKSPRKRPGVGPESYPTPVKRVFISQQPLGGSDGYRHGIGAGVKKLPRTGTPVRPESAPAIGKVTVKLNSTVPTRILSLSDSPIGTRGFQTVVKPQSSVQRRDTPITMDTSSISNVSAPAGHARIQHQQHMTGNMQAMPNSSALLEQSAVSDLRNTMWVGGQLEGGKQQQQQAYAQQITDHKQASTPVMEPLAMMGQAPASSQLSMQTDMDYFHFNDDDMTQDSIVEELVQMEEQMKLNSSLQAFGADVTLQGHQSVMQGNMMSSNQTMTPYYQSVHSSTTPVQTPTPTPTPTSTSEMMGGGQGLTRESPCSRMAPTTPVDSAIGSSRHTPIGTPHSNCSGSVPPSPVECRNPFAFTPINSSITGYHDGSIVSSSPVKPMQRPMATHPDKAKLEWMNNGYNKSGGNSINGISILPSYQDLVDDHFRKPHAFAIPGQSYQSQTRHHDGHYGRLTPISPVQQQAASMANLNKQESFAVPAPLDNKTTSTSSAGGTFRCRSVSPAVRQRNLSGNQSGNIPRTVVSPFTSPVTPEMINIFANSHGDVSSMAQRSQSVPVNVMMQTEVPPMQGQTNSKKITNVLLSKMDGDSDDAVRGLGINNLPSNYTARMNLTHILETTPSFPRSANHQTLMTSNTQNAYKFQKPGYLMKNSRNEQMILSAGDSQAQSATGDQQSQPMLLAQNLQQQQQQLQLDFSTTVKDLLADGSLTPGNQLVGQVSELNPVGSDFRLTSDLSSSINDLNNLDTNLLFDPNQQQGQYEDSTLEELKNDPLFQQICSETANSNGFDWLESKDQPTVGLMG, from the exons ATGACTGAGGATCAACAACAACATGATCAGCACCCGAAGCTGGGCTCTGGAATAAGCACCTTACCATCCCTAGTTCCTGGACTGCAAGGGACTGAGGCCAGTGCGTTGCAGCTCAAAATAAAGAATTCCATCTG TAAATCTGTACAGTCAAAGGTGGACAATATTTTG CAAGATGTGGAGACGTTTACAGACATCGAgaaactctacctctaccttaAGTTGCCTTCTGGTCCCAGCAACAGTGAAAAAAG GACTGAGAGAGGGTCTGCCAGTCCTGGAGAACTATCATG CAGTGATCAGAGCTCCATGTCATCAAGCCGCACTCAACAGATGCACGCGTTCAACTGGATTCGCAGTCACCTAGAGGAACACCCAGAAACCTCTCTGCCCAAACAGGAGGTCTATGATGAGTACAA gAGCTATTGTGACAATCTCTGCTACCACCCGCTGAGTGCGGCGGACTTTGGAAAGATCATGAAAAATGTATTTCCAAACATGAAGGCACGTCGACTTGGCATGAGAGGCAAATCAAA ATACTGCTATAGTGGACTGAGGAAGAAAGCCTTTGTCCACATGCCATCTTTACCCAACCTGGAGTTACATAAAACAGGAGACGGG TGTGAGGTGCTGGATGCCTCAGGTCAGCTGTGCAGTGCGGAGGAGGAGGTGCGCTCTGCGGCCTGTGGCCTGGTGTGTGAGTGGGCCCAGAAGGTGCTGAGCCGCCAGTTTGATGCTGTGGAGGACCTGGCTCGCTTCCTCCTCAACAGCCACTACATCGGCACCAAATCTGTGGCAGCCCTCACTGTCATGACTG GAGTTAAAACGCCACTGTCATCCTCAGCATTTGCACCCACAGCTGAAGCCCACTCCTTCCAGTCCCAAGTGAAGACCCTGCCCTCTCCCTCCATCGATGCCAAGCAGCAGCTCCAGCGGAAGATCCAGAAGAAGCAGCAGGAGCAGATGCTGCACTCCCCCCTCCCCGGAGAGGCTCAGTCTAGGCGGGCTGACGGGGATACACCTGGGGTCGGCTCCATTACCGGTAGAAGCCCAGCCCTGCTCTCCCCACATCCCACCATTGGCATTATGGTAGCTGCAGTCCACAGCCCCATCACG GTACAAAGGAGCAGGCTGATGTCCCCCAGTCCTGTGGGAACATCGGAGGGCAAGATTCTGCCTGTCAACTTCCAAGTGGTGACTCAGTCAATGCAGCCTGTCAAGTGTCCCAAGACCCCTCAGAATATCCCAGCCAGCCCTGTGGGGGACCGCTCTGCCCGCCACCGCTATGCCCAGATCCTGCCTAAACCCTCAGCCACCAGCGCTATCACCCTGCGCTCGCCCCCCACCCTGCTCATCACCAACAGCCCCATCAAGACCATGATGCAGCCCACACCCCACATCAGCTCTGTCAACGTGGTCAAGATGACCACCATATCCCTGGCTCCCAACTGCAGCACTACAACAACCTTAACAAACACCACCTTAAGGTCTGCCTCTGCTGGCATGGGCAGCACTGTAGCCCTGGAGGAGAGCAGACCCAGCCCGCGGGCCAGGAGTGGCTCTGCAGCCCCCATCCTGTCCCCCTTAGCCAGGTCAGGCCGGGCCACCACCACCCCTACCATCGACATCAAGATGATTGAGGGTGAAGCCATAAGTGAAGGCAGTCTGGCCCTGGGTGCTAGCAGGCTTACTATGACTCAGGAAGCTGCAGGGGGCCAGAGGGCTGGAGGAGCTGTACCAAGGGCTGCCAGTGTGCCCATGCCTCACACTAAAGGCTCCCTGGGACTAGAGGCAATGGCTGGAACCAATTGCAATGGCAAGTCCTCTTTGCGCAACAACACTGTGTCAGCTACAGCTGGTAGCAATAATAACACCAATAACGAAAGTACTTTGTATTTGACGGTCTCCAATCAGAATACCAGCACCACTCTGTCACCCAATGGCGGCACTGTTGCCACATCACTCATCGCCTCGAAGAGCCCCAGGAAACGCCCAGGCGTCGGCCCAGAGTCTTATCCCACGCCTGTCAAAAGGGTCTTCATCTCCCAGCAACCTCTTGGGGGCTCCGATGGTTACAGACATGGGATTGGTGCAGGAGTGAAGAAACTCCCCAGGACAGGAACCCCGGTCAGACCTGAAAGTGCACCAGCCATTGGTAAAGTTACTGTGAAACTGAACTCCACTGTCCCAACTCGAATCCTGTCACTCTCTGATTCCCCCATCGGAACCAGAGGCTTCCAGACTGTTGTCAAGCCACAGAGCTCCGTGCAGAGAAGAGACACTCCGATCACCATGGACACTAGCAGCATCAGCAACGTTAGTGCCCCGGCTGGTCATGCACGAATTCAGCACCAGCAGCACATGACGGGTAACATGCAAGCCATGCCCAACAGCTCTGCCCTACTGGAGCAGTCTGCTGTGAGTGACCTGAGGAACACCATGTGGGTTGGGGGCCAGCTGGAGGGAGGtaagcaacagcagcagcaagccTACGCCCAGCAGATCACAGACCACAAGCAGGCATCCACACCGGTTATGGAGCCCCTGGCCATGATGGGCCAGGCCCCAGCCTCTAGCCAGCTCTCCATGCAGACAGACATGGACTACTTCCATTTCAATGATGACGATATGACCCAGGACAGCATTGTGGAGGAGCTGGTGCAGATGGAGGAGCAGATGAAGCTCAACAGCAGTCTGCAGGCCTTCGGAGCTGACGTGACGCTGCAAGGCCATCAGTCTGTAATGCAGGGCAACATGATGTCCTCCAACCAGACAATGACCCCTTACTACCAATCAGTACACAGCAGCACCACCCCTGTCCAAACCCCCACCCCTACCCCAACTCCCACATCCACCTCTGAGATGATGGGAGGAGGCCAGGGCCTGACTAGGGAGAGCCCCTGCTCCCGCATGGCCCCTACCACCCCGGTGGACAGTGCCATAGGGAGCAGCCGACACACCCCCATCGGCACTCCACACTCCAACTGCAGCGGCAGCGTGCCCCCCAGCCCTGTGGAGTGCAGGAACCCCTTTGCCTTCACTCCCATTAACTCCAGCATTACAGGCTACCACGATGGCAGCATTGTCTCCAGCAGCCCCGTCAAGCCCATGCAGAGGCCCATGGCTACTCACCCAGACAAGGCCAAACTGGAGTGGATGAACAATGGTTACAACAAAAGCGGGGGGAACTCCATCAACGGCATCAGTATCCTCCCCAGCTATCAGGACCTGGTCGACGACCACTTCCGAAAGCCCCATGCCTTCGCCATCCCTGGCCAGTCCTATCAGTCTCAGACGAGGCACCACGACGGACACTACGGACGCCTGACACCCATCTCTCCGGTGCAGCAGCAGGCAGCCAGTATGGCCAACCTGAACAAGCAGGAGAGCTTCGCTGTGCCTGCCCCTCTGGACAACAAGACCACCAGTACATCTTCAGCAGGCGGGACCTTCCGCTGTCGTAGTGTGAGCCCTGCCGTGCGCCAGCGAAACCTGAGTGGCAACCAGAGTGGCAACATCCCCCGAACAGTGGTGTCCCCCTTCACCTCCCCCGTGACCCCAGAGATGATCAACATCTTCGCCAACAGCCATGGGGACGTCAGCAGCATGGCACAGAGGAGCCAGTCTGTGCCTGTTAATGTGATGATGCAGACGGAGGTGCCGCCCATGCAGGGCCAGACCAACAGCAAAAAGATCACCAACGTGCTCCTGAGCAAGATGGACGGGGACAGTGACGACGCGGTGCGGGGCCTGGGTATCAACAACCTGCCGTCCAACTACACAGCCCGCATGAACCTCACCCACATCTTAGAGACCACTCCCAGCTTCCCCAGAAGTGCCAACCATCAGACTCTGATGACTTCCAACACTCAGAATGCGTACAAGTTTCAGAAGCCTGGTTACCTCATGAAGAACTCTAGGAACGAACAGATGATTCTCTCAGCAGGTGACAGCCAAGCACAATCAGCTACTGGAGATCAGCAGAGCCAGCCTATGCTGCTGGCCCAGAACcttcagcagcaacaacaacagctgcAGCTAGATTTCAGCACCACTGTTAAAGACCTCTTAGCGGACGGCAGCCTTACTCCTGGCAATCAGCTCGTGGGACAGGTGTCAGAACTCAACCCTGTGGGGTCTGATTTTCGACTGACCTCTGATCTTTCCAGTAGCATCAATGACCTGAACAATTTGGACACAAACCTTCTGTTTGACCCCAATCAGCAGCAGGGACAATATGAAGACTCTACACTGGAGGAACTGAAGAATGATCCGCTGTTCCAGCAGATTTGCAGCGAGACTGCGAATTCCAATGGATTTGATTGGCTGGAAAGTAAAGACCAGCCCACAGTCGGGTTAATGGGTTAA
- the LOC109895239 gene encoding DNA-binding protein RFX7 isoform X1: protein MTEDQQQHDQHPKLGSGISTLPSLVPGLQGTEASALQLKIKNSICKSVQSKVDNILQDVETFTDIEKLYLYLKLPSGPSNSEKRTERGSASPGELSCSDQSSMSSSRTQQMHAFNWIRSHLEEHPETSLPKQEVYDEYKSYCDNLCYHPLSAADFGKIMKNVFPNMKARRLGMRGKSKYCYSGLRKKAFVHMPSLPNLELHKTGDGCEVLDASGQLCSAEEEVRSAACGLVCEWAQKVLSRQFDAVEDLARFLLNSHYIGTKSVAALTVMTGTPTGVKTPLSSSAFAPTAEAHSFQSQVKTLPSPSIDAKQQLQRKIQKKQQEQMLHSPLPGEAQSRRADGDTPGVGSITGRSPALLSPHPTIGIMVAAVHSPITVQRSRLMSPSPVGTSEGKILPVNFQVVTQSMQPVKCPKTPQNIPASPVGDRSARHRYAQILPKPSATSAITLRSPPTLLITNSPIKTMMQPTPHISSVNVVKMTTISLAPNCSTTTTLTNTTLRSASAGMGSTVALEESRPSPRARSGSAAPILSPLARSGRATTTPTIDIKMIEGEAISEGSLALGASRLTMTQEAAGGQRAGGAVPRAASVPMPHTKGSLGLEAMAGTNCNGKSSLRNNTVSATAGSNNNTNNESTLYLTVSNQNTSTTLSPNGGTVATSLIASKSPRKRPGVGPESYPTPVKRVFISQQPLGGSDGYRHGIGAGVKKLPRTGTPVRPESAPAIGKVTVKLNSTVPTRILSLSDSPIGTRGFQTVVKPQSSVQRRDTPITMDTSSISNVSAPAGHARIQHQQHMTGNMQAMPNSSALLEQSAVSDLRNTMWVGGQLEGGKQQQQQAYAQQITDHKQASTPVMEPLAMMGQAPASSQLSMQTDMDYFHFNDDDMTQDSIVEELVQMEEQMKLNSSLQAFGADVTLQGHQSVMQGNMMSSNQTMTPYYQSVHSSTTPVQTPTPTPTPTSTSEMMGGGQGLTRESPCSRMAPTTPVDSAIGSSRHTPIGTPHSNCSGSVPPSPVECRNPFAFTPINSSITGYHDGSIVSSSPVKPMQRPMATHPDKAKLEWMNNGYNKSGGNSINGISILPSYQDLVDDHFRKPHAFAIPGQSYQSQTRHHDGHYGRLTPISPVQQQAASMANLNKQESFAVPAPLDNKTTSTSSAGGTFRCRSVSPAVRQRNLSGNQSGNIPRTVVSPFTSPVTPEMINIFANSHGDVSSMAQRSQSVPVNVMMQTEVPPMQGQTNSKKITNVLLSKMDGDSDDAVRGLGINNLPSNYTARMNLTHILETTPSFPRSANHQTLMTSNTQNAYKFQKPGYLMKNSRNEQMILSAGDSQAQSATGDQQSQPMLLAQNLQQQQQQLQLDFSTTVKDLLADGSLTPGNQLVGQVSELNPVGSDFRLTSDLSSSINDLNNLDTNLLFDPNQQQGQYEDSTLEELKNDPLFQQICSETANSNGFDWLESKDQPTVGLMG, encoded by the exons ATGACTGAGGATCAACAACAACATGATCAGCACCCGAAGCTGGGCTCTGGAATAAGCACCTTACCATCCCTAGTTCCTGGACTGCAAGGGACTGAGGCCAGTGCGTTGCAGCTCAAAATAAAGAATTCCATCTG TAAATCTGTACAGTCAAAGGTGGACAATATTTTG CAAGATGTGGAGACGTTTACAGACATCGAgaaactctacctctaccttaAGTTGCCTTCTGGTCCCAGCAACAGTGAAAAAAG GACTGAGAGAGGGTCTGCCAGTCCTGGAGAACTATCATG CAGTGATCAGAGCTCCATGTCATCAAGCCGCACTCAACAGATGCACGCGTTCAACTGGATTCGCAGTCACCTAGAGGAACACCCAGAAACCTCTCTGCCCAAACAGGAGGTCTATGATGAGTACAA gAGCTATTGTGACAATCTCTGCTACCACCCGCTGAGTGCGGCGGACTTTGGAAAGATCATGAAAAATGTATTTCCAAACATGAAGGCACGTCGACTTGGCATGAGAGGCAAATCAAA ATACTGCTATAGTGGACTGAGGAAGAAAGCCTTTGTCCACATGCCATCTTTACCCAACCTGGAGTTACATAAAACAGGAGACGGG TGTGAGGTGCTGGATGCCTCAGGTCAGCTGTGCAGTGCGGAGGAGGAGGTGCGCTCTGCGGCCTGTGGCCTGGTGTGTGAGTGGGCCCAGAAGGTGCTGAGCCGCCAGTTTGATGCTGTGGAGGACCTGGCTCGCTTCCTCCTCAACAGCCACTACATCGGCACCAAATCTGTGGCAGCCCTCACTGTCATGACTGGTACACCAACAG GAGTTAAAACGCCACTGTCATCCTCAGCATTTGCACCCACAGCTGAAGCCCACTCCTTCCAGTCCCAAGTGAAGACCCTGCCCTCTCCCTCCATCGATGCCAAGCAGCAGCTCCAGCGGAAGATCCAGAAGAAGCAGCAGGAGCAGATGCTGCACTCCCCCCTCCCCGGAGAGGCTCAGTCTAGGCGGGCTGACGGGGATACACCTGGGGTCGGCTCCATTACCGGTAGAAGCCCAGCCCTGCTCTCCCCACATCCCACCATTGGCATTATGGTAGCTGCAGTCCACAGCCCCATCACG GTACAAAGGAGCAGGCTGATGTCCCCCAGTCCTGTGGGAACATCGGAGGGCAAGATTCTGCCTGTCAACTTCCAAGTGGTGACTCAGTCAATGCAGCCTGTCAAGTGTCCCAAGACCCCTCAGAATATCCCAGCCAGCCCTGTGGGGGACCGCTCTGCCCGCCACCGCTATGCCCAGATCCTGCCTAAACCCTCAGCCACCAGCGCTATCACCCTGCGCTCGCCCCCCACCCTGCTCATCACCAACAGCCCCATCAAGACCATGATGCAGCCCACACCCCACATCAGCTCTGTCAACGTGGTCAAGATGACCACCATATCCCTGGCTCCCAACTGCAGCACTACAACAACCTTAACAAACACCACCTTAAGGTCTGCCTCTGCTGGCATGGGCAGCACTGTAGCCCTGGAGGAGAGCAGACCCAGCCCGCGGGCCAGGAGTGGCTCTGCAGCCCCCATCCTGTCCCCCTTAGCCAGGTCAGGCCGGGCCACCACCACCCCTACCATCGACATCAAGATGATTGAGGGTGAAGCCATAAGTGAAGGCAGTCTGGCCCTGGGTGCTAGCAGGCTTACTATGACTCAGGAAGCTGCAGGGGGCCAGAGGGCTGGAGGAGCTGTACCAAGGGCTGCCAGTGTGCCCATGCCTCACACTAAAGGCTCCCTGGGACTAGAGGCAATGGCTGGAACCAATTGCAATGGCAAGTCCTCTTTGCGCAACAACACTGTGTCAGCTACAGCTGGTAGCAATAATAACACCAATAACGAAAGTACTTTGTATTTGACGGTCTCCAATCAGAATACCAGCACCACTCTGTCACCCAATGGCGGCACTGTTGCCACATCACTCATCGCCTCGAAGAGCCCCAGGAAACGCCCAGGCGTCGGCCCAGAGTCTTATCCCACGCCTGTCAAAAGGGTCTTCATCTCCCAGCAACCTCTTGGGGGCTCCGATGGTTACAGACATGGGATTGGTGCAGGAGTGAAGAAACTCCCCAGGACAGGAACCCCGGTCAGACCTGAAAGTGCACCAGCCATTGGTAAAGTTACTGTGAAACTGAACTCCACTGTCCCAACTCGAATCCTGTCACTCTCTGATTCCCCCATCGGAACCAGAGGCTTCCAGACTGTTGTCAAGCCACAGAGCTCCGTGCAGAGAAGAGACACTCCGATCACCATGGACACTAGCAGCATCAGCAACGTTAGTGCCCCGGCTGGTCATGCACGAATTCAGCACCAGCAGCACATGACGGGTAACATGCAAGCCATGCCCAACAGCTCTGCCCTACTGGAGCAGTCTGCTGTGAGTGACCTGAGGAACACCATGTGGGTTGGGGGCCAGCTGGAGGGAGGtaagcaacagcagcagcaagccTACGCCCAGCAGATCACAGACCACAAGCAGGCATCCACACCGGTTATGGAGCCCCTGGCCATGATGGGCCAGGCCCCAGCCTCTAGCCAGCTCTCCATGCAGACAGACATGGACTACTTCCATTTCAATGATGACGATATGACCCAGGACAGCATTGTGGAGGAGCTGGTGCAGATGGAGGAGCAGATGAAGCTCAACAGCAGTCTGCAGGCCTTCGGAGCTGACGTGACGCTGCAAGGCCATCAGTCTGTAATGCAGGGCAACATGATGTCCTCCAACCAGACAATGACCCCTTACTACCAATCAGTACACAGCAGCACCACCCCTGTCCAAACCCCCACCCCTACCCCAACTCCCACATCCACCTCTGAGATGATGGGAGGAGGCCAGGGCCTGACTAGGGAGAGCCCCTGCTCCCGCATGGCCCCTACCACCCCGGTGGACAGTGCCATAGGGAGCAGCCGACACACCCCCATCGGCACTCCACACTCCAACTGCAGCGGCAGCGTGCCCCCCAGCCCTGTGGAGTGCAGGAACCCCTTTGCCTTCACTCCCATTAACTCCAGCATTACAGGCTACCACGATGGCAGCATTGTCTCCAGCAGCCCCGTCAAGCCCATGCAGAGGCCCATGGCTACTCACCCAGACAAGGCCAAACTGGAGTGGATGAACAATGGTTACAACAAAAGCGGGGGGAACTCCATCAACGGCATCAGTATCCTCCCCAGCTATCAGGACCTGGTCGACGACCACTTCCGAAAGCCCCATGCCTTCGCCATCCCTGGCCAGTCCTATCAGTCTCAGACGAGGCACCACGACGGACACTACGGACGCCTGACACCCATCTCTCCGGTGCAGCAGCAGGCAGCCAGTATGGCCAACCTGAACAAGCAGGAGAGCTTCGCTGTGCCTGCCCCTCTGGACAACAAGACCACCAGTACATCTTCAGCAGGCGGGACCTTCCGCTGTCGTAGTGTGAGCCCTGCCGTGCGCCAGCGAAACCTGAGTGGCAACCAGAGTGGCAACATCCCCCGAACAGTGGTGTCCCCCTTCACCTCCCCCGTGACCCCAGAGATGATCAACATCTTCGCCAACAGCCATGGGGACGTCAGCAGCATGGCACAGAGGAGCCAGTCTGTGCCTGTTAATGTGATGATGCAGACGGAGGTGCCGCCCATGCAGGGCCAGACCAACAGCAAAAAGATCACCAACGTGCTCCTGAGCAAGATGGACGGGGACAGTGACGACGCGGTGCGGGGCCTGGGTATCAACAACCTGCCGTCCAACTACACAGCCCGCATGAACCTCACCCACATCTTAGAGACCACTCCCAGCTTCCCCAGAAGTGCCAACCATCAGACTCTGATGACTTCCAACACTCAGAATGCGTACAAGTTTCAGAAGCCTGGTTACCTCATGAAGAACTCTAGGAACGAACAGATGATTCTCTCAGCAGGTGACAGCCAAGCACAATCAGCTACTGGAGATCAGCAGAGCCAGCCTATGCTGCTGGCCCAGAACcttcagcagcaacaacaacagctgcAGCTAGATTTCAGCACCACTGTTAAAGACCTCTTAGCGGACGGCAGCCTTACTCCTGGCAATCAGCTCGTGGGACAGGTGTCAGAACTCAACCCTGTGGGGTCTGATTTTCGACTGACCTCTGATCTTTCCAGTAGCATCAATGACCTGAACAATTTGGACACAAACCTTCTGTTTGACCCCAATCAGCAGCAGGGACAATATGAAGACTCTACACTGGAGGAACTGAAGAATGATCCGCTGTTCCAGCAGATTTGCAGCGAGACTGCGAATTCCAATGGATTTGATTGGCTGGAAAGTAAAGACCAGCCCACAGTCGGGTTAATGGGTTAA